The genomic region GGTTTATGTCGGTTGTAATCATACATAGTTATCCTGTTTCTAACAGATCCAGTCATGAAATGCATAGTGTCTTGAAGTATTGTCATTGAATAAGCCGTTTCAAAGGCttcattttcttcgttAACAGTAGAGTAATGGTATAAACTTGTTTCATTGATGCTGTCCGATCGTAATGAGTACAATTTTATGGGCAGATctcttgaagaacaaagtaTAGTTTGATATGCTGAATCCTCTTCATACAGTGAGTATCTAGGGTGGACGACAGAGGAAATAATGGAACCATTCACAAACCATCGTGTGAAAGGAACCCAATGATCTACAAGTGGATCTTCTGGTATAAGATACTGTCGTATTccaaaatcatcaaaaacGCCGCAAATAGAAGTACCATCATGAGACCAAGTCAGCTGAGAACAAATCACAGGACAATACCGCTCAACGCTATGGAAATACGAACGATGCAGCTTTGGAAATTCGTAATTCTTTGCATATGCTGAAAATTTTCGAgataattcttcttcgagAGACCATAATGAATTACAATTTGTCCCATAGTAGCAGTCTAATGTGCTGGCTATCGTTTGCATTATCAAAAGGTCTCATATTCCGCATACAGTTGCTTAAAATGCTGCCTTCTGTGCATGCGATGAGGCATTCTGTCAATATTGACATATTGACAGAGTTGAAGCTTATTCTTAtcgaaagaaaaaaagctttGGAATAGCTAATATCAAAAGCTCATCGAaaataatattgaaataaatatatacatcGTTGAACAGAGTAGTAAAAGGACACCGTGAAGTATTGGATAGTTGTGGAAGATTAGCTACTGTTGAAGTAAGAAACgttaaaataaaatggtGTATCGTGGGTTTGGTTTAGACCAAGTTTCTCCACCAGAGAATAAACCATTTGATCAACTTTCGCCTGAAGAACAAGGTGAAAAAGGTGCCCAAATGATGGTGGAGTTTATGACTTCTTGTCCTGGAAAAGCTGCCATCAGTGGTGTTACTGGTTTTGCATTAGGTGGTGTTTTCGGTTTATTTATGGCATCGATGGCGTATGACACACCTCTACATACGCCAGCTCCAACCAATGCTCCAGGTTTACCAAATAAAGTGAAAGAGCTTGCAGATCTACCGTTGAAACAGCAGATAAAGATCCAGTTTAGTGATATGGGAAAAAGATCCTACTCCAGTGCAAAGAATTTCGGTTACATCGGTATGATTTATTCAGGTGTCGAATGTGTGGTGGAATCGTTAAGGGCAAAGAACGATATATATAACGGTGTAGCTGCAGGTTGTTTGACAGGCGGTGGCTTGGCATACAAGAGTGGACCTCAGGCAGCATTAGTGGGTTGTGCGGGTTTTGCTGCCTTCTCTACGGCCATTGATTTATACATGAGAAACGAGAATAAGAAACCACCCAAGGATGACTTCGATGAATGATCagtttatatttttgaaactCTAAGCATTAAGCGTCCGTTCTTTGTACATTAGATAGACTCCAGGTCATGATATCTATGAACTTTACATGTAAATACGTGCATTTATATATCAATTCAGTCTTTATCATAGGTAATGATACACCCATACATTGCAAAGTACGAGAATAATGATACAACTTAACCATATCACTGGTTCATAGGTCATTGATTTGCCAATTAAAGTTTCTTTGTCCTGCAAAATATCGATCAACCGATCTAGCTTGGCACTAGTGTCCTTCAATTGGGATTCCAATGTAGTTATTTCACTAGATTGAAACACTTTGCGggaaatttttctttgacttTCAAAAGACGGTGCTTCTAATACCCTCTTGGCCTTATTCACAGGCTCTGCTTTAGTCTGTCGTACCTTTGCGTTCGATATTATAGTATTCCATCTGGATTCGAGGTCACGACCAACTTCCATTTTTTGCTGAGGGTCAAGATAAGGTAAGGGCAATGGATCACCAAGCTTCTCTTTCAGTTGTCTTCGTTTTGGAAATGTATTTGACTTCTTTGGGGTATTATGCTGGGACAGTTGTACAATGCTTTGTTTAGATCGCAGCTTCGGCATAAACTGTGGGTTaacttcatcatcaaacGTTTCGCTGGAGCTTACAGACCCCGGAGTAGTAACATTACTCGATGATTTGTACTTCACAGTATCTTCCTCCTCAGAAATATTTAAAGGCCCGCATATATCTTGCAAAACACTTGTGCTATTGTTCGAAACAACTGATACCTCATCTTTAATCTTCGCGTCAAACATTTTGTTGATCCGTTTTATTCGTGAGTCACTAATCTTTCTCTGGGGAGACCGCAGATTGAGAAATTCAGGCATTGAACTCATATTATCGCATCAGCGTAATATTCAACTCCGAGCTTTGAAGTAGCACATATGCATTGGATATTTCCTTTTCGTGTGATTATAGGCGATGTTTCACCGAGGAAATTTCGATTGTGTATTTTTAAAGGTTTACAAAAATCCAAACCTTTAAATGTTGATATTATGCATCGGAACATGTAGAGGTAACACCGAAAGTGATATGCACCTAACTGGTCACCTAATTTCTATGACAGAGAGAAGGTCCATGATACTGTTTTTTGAGCACAGTTTTTACTTTTATCGTGGTTCAAAACTGCAAATAAGACTTGGGCCCTTTAATGACATAGAATTCTGTTTCACAATGAAGGGAGAAGTGTAGATTAATAATACTATAGATAGATTACATTAATGCAAAAATTATATGATATTTAACAGGCGCGTAGTATTCATTTATTGTCTAGAATAAAAAAAGCAAATGTAATTACATGACACACGCACAGCTAGAGTTGGTTTTaattgaagttgaattgCTGGTTGAcatttgatccaaatccAAAAGTGTTACCAGCTGTTTGTGGAGCCATAgattcatcaacaacatcatcttcatcactaAAGtacttttcaatgatcTTGAAGGCCTTTTCGTAAATTTTTTCGTTAGCATTAGACTGtaaattgaagatcttttccATACCACCAGCTTTCTCAATGAAATCAGCATTTTCGTTCACGGCAATACCTCTGACTTCTCTATCCATTTCACccatcttcaaaatattttCTATAGCATCTAGTGTAACCTCTATGATTCTGTTATCAGCAATCTCTAATAGATCGCACAATGGTTTTATACAGCCTTGACTGACCAAATATCTGATAATTTCTGGCTTGTGTAACCCACCAGAAGAGGCATTCGAGATGGCCCAACatgct from Kluyveromyces lactis strain NRRL Y-1140 chromosome D complete sequence harbors:
- the TIM22 gene encoding translocation channel protein TIM22 (highly similar to uniprot|Q12328 Saccharomyces cerevisiae YDL217C TIM22 Mitochondrial inner membrane protein involved in import of proteins of the ADP/ATP carrier (AAC) family), with the protein product MVYRGFGLDQVSPPENKPFDQLSPEEQGEKGAQMMVEFMTSCPGKAAISGVTGFALGGVFGLFMASMAYDTPLHTPAPTNAPGLPNKVKELADLPLKQQIKIQFSDMGKRSYSSAKNFGYIGMIYSGVECVVESLRAKNDIYNGVAAGCLTGGGLAYKSGPQAALVGCAGFAAFSTAIDLYMRNENKKPPKDDFDE
- the KAR1 gene encoding Kar1p (conserved hypothetical protein), with the protein product MSSMPEFLNLRSPQRKISDSRIKRINKMFDAKIKDEVSVVSNNSTSVLQDICGPLNISEEEDTVKYKSSSNVTTPGSVSSSETFDDEVNPQFMPKLRSKQSIVQLSQHNTPKKSNTFPKRRQLKEKLGDPLPLPYLDPQQKMEVGRDLESRWNTIISNAKVRQTKAEPVNKAKRVLEAPSFESQRKISRKVFQSSEITTLESQLKDTSAKLDRLIDILQDKETLIGKSMTYEPVIWLSCIIILVLCNVWVYHYL